A stretch of the Borreliella spielmanii genome encodes the following:
- a CDS encoding M15 family metallopeptidase, whose translation MKSLYVLLLLFINLALLANNISEKDLKILLEITKPINEQYKNFIEKNPIQFLKEIKPLVDAEKNNLLTLINKKIAIPENYKVLDLVNINDFKDLQNLGTKTLRVRQILIKDLIQLIKDAKRNGIEIKIKSAYRTQEYQKFLFDYNVKTYGKKVAEMQSAIPGHSQHHMGTAIDFINLDDNLLNTKEGKWLYENSLKYGFSLSYPKGYEIETGYKAEPWHYLYIGPKPCLIQKKYFNNLQYKLLEFWNHNKTNLINLIDKYTN comes from the coding sequence ATGAAATCACTCTATGTTTTATTGCTTCTATTTATTAACCTAGCTTTGTTAGCCAACAATATTTCAGAAAAAGACTTAAAAATATTACTAGAGATTACTAAACCAATAAACGAACAGTACAAAAATTTTATTGAAAAAAATCCTATTCAGTTCTTAAAAGAAATAAAGCCTTTGGTAGATGCAGAAAAAAACAACCTCTTAACTTTAATAAATAAAAAAATAGCAATTCCTGAAAATTATAAAGTACTTGATCTGGTAAATATTAATGATTTTAAAGATCTTCAGAATCTTGGAACAAAGACTCTTCGAGTAAGACAAATCTTAATCAAAGATTTAATTCAACTAATAAAAGATGCAAAAAGAAATGGAATTGAAATTAAAATCAAATCCGCTTACAGAACACAAGAATACCAAAAATTTTTATTTGATTACAATGTAAAAACTTACGGAAAAAAAGTCGCAGAAATGCAATCAGCAATTCCAGGACACTCTCAGCATCATATGGGAACAGCAATAGATTTTATAAATCTAGATGATAATTTACTAAACACAAAAGAAGGAAAATGGCTTTATGAAAATTCCCTAAAATATGGATTTTCCCTTTCATACCCAAAAGGATACGAAATAGAAACAGGATATAAAGCAGAGCCTTGGCACTACTTATACATAGGACCTAAGCCATGCCTTATTCAGAAAAAATATTTTAATAATTTACAATATAAGCTTCTTGAATTTTGGAATCATAACAAAACAAATCTTATTAACCTAATTGATAAGTATACAAACTAA
- the recG gene encoding ATP-dependent DNA helicase RecG codes for MFLHEFEYELKGIGGFGEKGVERLKNLQILNVKDLIEFFPVKYEDRQNIQTFPDFSKMKSCDMMTVFTVVGHKKFGDSSKKNLKLTARSVNDEPFEILLFNRAFLENVFKIDKKFYIYSKFTYNDYSGLWSCSNFDSEVFSDNPERFKKILPVYSLTEGLTSKKISLYVREALEYFFKFGQTDIPKFLIEKYSLLSLSEALKEIHFPSSLEMLEKAKKTLIYREIFLLQFFSRYRSSKVLFREKKHLSRDLLERVVSSLPFELTEGQKISIDEIFSDLNSSKPMNRLLQGDVGSGKTLVALLSGLPLIEAGYQVAFMAPTDLLARQHYDNLSNILSPLNISVTLLTGSLKKRDKEQALESIRSGTSGLIVGTHAIFYESTEFKRLAYVIIDEQHKFGVFQREELKNKGEGVDMLLMSATPIPRSFALTLFGDLEVSFIKTLPKGRLPITTYLAKHGNEDKVYEFLRKELLKGHQVYFVYPLISSSEKFELKDVNNMCLKLKEVFSEYVVDMLHSKLPADLKEEIMKNFYSKKVDILVATSVIEVGIDCPNATCMVVEHAERFGLSTLHQIRGRVGRSNLQSFFFLLYKEPLTSAGKFRLKTIKENLDGFKIAEEDLRLRGPGNLFGLEQAGYLKLKIANFVDDRDIIVLIREELDLFFDDNSAYDNLDIDLLDNLFCSYLNAGRSI; via the coding sequence ATGTTTTTACATGAGTTTGAATATGAGCTTAAAGGTATAGGTGGTTTTGGTGAGAAGGGGGTTGAAAGGTTAAAAAATCTGCAAATTTTAAATGTTAAAGATCTTATTGAGTTTTTTCCTGTAAAATATGAGGATCGTCAAAATATACAAACTTTTCCAGATTTTTCTAAGATGAAAAGTTGTGATATGATGACGGTGTTCACTGTTGTTGGGCATAAAAAATTTGGGGATAGTTCTAAAAAGAATTTAAAGTTAACGGCTAGAAGTGTAAATGATGAGCCTTTTGAAATTTTACTTTTCAATAGGGCTTTTTTAGAGAATGTTTTTAAAATAGATAAAAAATTTTATATTTATTCTAAATTTACTTATAACGATTATAGCGGTTTATGGAGTTGTTCTAATTTTGATAGTGAAGTTTTTAGTGATAATCCCGAAAGGTTTAAAAAAATTCTTCCGGTTTATTCTTTGACAGAAGGATTAACATCAAAGAAGATTTCATTATATGTAAGAGAAGCTCTTGAATATTTTTTTAAGTTTGGTCAAACAGACATTCCTAAATTTTTGATAGAAAAGTATTCTTTGTTATCGCTAAGTGAGGCTTTAAAAGAGATTCACTTTCCAAGTTCATTAGAAATGCTTGAAAAGGCAAAAAAAACTTTAATTTACAGGGAAATTTTCTTGTTGCAGTTTTTTTCAAGATATAGATCTTCTAAGGTTCTTTTCCGAGAAAAAAAACATTTATCAAGAGATTTGCTTGAAAGAGTTGTTTCAAGTTTGCCTTTTGAACTTACAGAAGGTCAAAAAATTTCTATTGATGAGATATTCTCAGATCTTAACTCTTCTAAACCAATGAATAGATTGCTTCAAGGTGATGTTGGAAGTGGAAAGACCCTTGTTGCCTTGCTTTCAGGACTTCCTTTAATTGAAGCTGGATATCAGGTAGCATTTATGGCACCTACTGATCTTTTGGCTCGTCAACATTATGATAATTTATCCAATATATTGTCCCCTTTAAACATTTCAGTGACTCTTTTGACCGGTAGTTTAAAAAAGAGGGATAAAGAACAAGCGTTGGAAAGTATTAGAAGTGGAACTTCTGGTTTGATAGTTGGAACACATGCTATTTTTTACGAAAGCACAGAATTTAAGAGATTAGCATATGTTATTATTGATGAGCAACATAAATTTGGAGTTTTTCAAAGAGAAGAGCTTAAAAACAAAGGAGAAGGAGTAGACATGCTTTTAATGTCTGCAACTCCTATTCCTAGAAGTTTTGCTTTAACACTTTTTGGTGATCTTGAAGTTTCTTTTATTAAAACCTTGCCTAAGGGGCGTTTGCCTATTACTACTTATTTAGCAAAGCATGGCAATGAAGATAAAGTTTATGAGTTTTTAAGAAAAGAGCTCTTAAAGGGTCATCAGGTATATTTTGTTTATCCATTAATTTCATCTTCAGAAAAATTTGAATTAAAAGACGTTAATAATATGTGTTTAAAATTAAAAGAAGTGTTTAGCGAATATGTTGTCGATATGCTTCATTCTAAGTTGCCGGCTGATTTAAAAGAAGAAATTATGAAGAATTTTTATTCTAAAAAAGTAGATATTTTGGTGGCTACTAGTGTTATTGAGGTCGGAATTGATTGTCCAAATGCAACCTGTATGGTGGTAGAGCATGCTGAGCGTTTTGGACTTTCTACGTTGCATCAAATTAGAGGTCGTGTTGGTAGAAGTAATTTACAGTCCTTTTTCTTTTTACTTTATAAAGAGCCTTTAACAAGTGCTGGAAAATTTCGATTGAAAACTATAAAAGAAAACTTAGATGGATTTAAAATAGCAGAGGAAGATTTAAGGTTAAGGGGGCCTGGCAATTTATTTGGGCTTGAGCAAGCAGGATATTTAAAATTAAAAATAGCTAATTTTGTTGATGATAGAGATATTATAGTCTTGATTAGAGAAGAACTCGACTTGTTTTTTGATGATAATTCTGCTTATGATAATCTTGATATTGATCTGCTAGATAATCTTTTTTGTTCTTATTTAAATGCTGGAAGGAGTATTTAG
- a CDS encoding YggT family protein produces MVFLQIYRILILIRIILSWLVSSGMNTNVFFKFIHTVTEPFLSFFRRVPFFTFGMFDFSPIAALITLTIFERMLAYGNYKLSTFIILFIVEVWGIFRSIFIAIVFFLLLRLLLLLLNLFQGSDFFKTVDSFLLPLSTRISGVITDKHMSYTSRLIVGSALMIAFIIIIEQVVFAIRVLGTYLPF; encoded by the coding sequence ATGGTATTTTTACAGATTTATAGGATTCTAATTTTAATTAGGATCATTCTTAGTTGGCTTGTGTCTTCAGGAATGAATACTAATGTGTTTTTTAAATTTATACATACTGTTACAGAACCATTTTTATCTTTTTTTAGAAGAGTTCCTTTTTTTACATTTGGCATGTTTGATTTTTCTCCAATTGCAGCTTTAATAACTCTAACTATTTTTGAAAGAATGTTGGCTTACGGAAATTATAAACTTTCTACATTTATTATTTTATTTATTGTTGAAGTTTGGGGGATATTTAGAAGTATTTTTATTGCTATAGTTTTCTTTTTATTATTGAGATTATTGTTATTGCTTTTAAATTTGTTCCAAGGTTCAGACTTTTTTAAAACAGTTGATTCATTTTTACTTCCTTTATCTACTAGGATAAGTGGTGTAATTACTGACAAACATATGTCTTATACCTCACGTTTGATTGTTGGGAGTGCTTTAATGATAGCATTTATAATTATTATTGAGCAAGTTGTATTTGCTATTAGAGTCTTAGGAACATATTTGCCTTTTTAG
- the dnaE gene encoding DNA polymerase III subunit alpha: MLKIKFYFDKIILGMSFRSKFIHLHVHSDYSLLDGAAKISDIVSKAKKCNMSHIALTDHGNLFGAIKFYKEAKKAGIKPIIGIEAYMAKTSKFLKKHDDLGKMSYHLILLAKNELGYKNLLKLTSISYLEGFYYRPRIDKEDLEKYSEGLICTSACIGGLIPRLILANRFEDAKNEILWFKKVFGDDFYLELQRHGIKDQDIVNERLVEYSRELGVPLTVANDSHYVNREDAVAQDIIVCIGTGAKKSDENRLKMETNEFYIKSQEEMCELFNDLPEALENTVRIAEKCDEFKITFPGPILPDYQIPIEFDTLGEYLEYLTLEGLKFRYKTLTSKIKDRAFYELGVIIRMGFEGYFLIVWDFIKFAHDHDIPVGAGRGSGAGSIVAYALRITDIDPLKYNLLFERFLNPERISMPDFDIDFCFEGRDEIIKYVTNRYGEDKVAQIITFGTLKPKAVVKDVARVLDIPFAESNELTKFIPEGPKVSLKEVLNDNSLKEYFTSKPIYKELMDAALVLEGMNRHASTHAAGIVISKTPLTDYVPLYKDYKQGSVSTQYTMDLLEECGLVKMDFLGLKTLTLIKNAENLIRSVNPDFRIKNIPDNDVKTFKMLGEGKSASVFQFESEGMQQILKDTKPDNIEDLIALNALYRPGPMQFIPQFIAAKKGVKRIKYPHPDLKEVLRPTYGVIVYQEQVMEVAKIIGGFSLGKADILRRAMGKKKEDEMNEMKVDFLRGAVEKGYDKEIASEIFELLKPFSGYGFNKSHAAAYSLIAYQTAYLKANYPEYFMAANLTNEINNNDKLSYYIEESKAIGINVLKPDINRSFREFRVTDSGISYGLNGIKNLGGIVVDLIIDEREKNGKYSSFEDFVRRVDDKVINKKFLESAIKSGLFDSLDKNRKTLFENLDRLIEVVSEDKNNKKLGQNSLFDVLGSQESIQQSFNYQVFEEYSYSELLGFEKELLGFYVSGHPLDPYKKAINNFSSLNVLKDLAAKKDSTVQFSGILNSVKIIQTKRNNSKMAFGVIEDFKGSIDIVVFTESYERYKNFLIEGNVVGVIGRLTFNRDKFSIVVEKVVNIERLSEDKVNNIHIKFLNNKLNDLQLLNSLKESISDFEDNSGFSNVYFYLRENGKDLKLKMNSILNFGPDEDKLDKLRRCAIVEDVWVD, encoded by the coding sequence TTGTTAAAAATCAAGTTTTATTTTGATAAAATAATTTTAGGTATGAGTTTTAGGTCTAAGTTTATTCATCTACATGTTCATTCTGATTATTCTCTTTTAGATGGGGCTGCAAAAATATCAGATATTGTATCAAAAGCAAAAAAATGCAATATGTCTCATATTGCATTAACGGATCATGGGAATCTTTTTGGAGCTATTAAATTTTATAAAGAAGCTAAAAAAGCAGGCATTAAGCCAATAATTGGCATTGAAGCTTATATGGCAAAAACTTCTAAGTTTTTAAAAAAACATGATGATCTTGGAAAAATGTCTTACCATTTAATTTTGCTTGCCAAGAATGAGCTAGGTTATAAAAACTTATTAAAGTTAACAAGTATTTCTTATCTTGAAGGGTTTTATTATCGTCCAAGGATAGATAAAGAGGATCTTGAAAAATATTCAGAAGGTTTAATTTGTACTTCAGCTTGCATTGGGGGACTTATTCCAAGGCTTATTTTGGCCAATAGATTTGAAGATGCTAAGAATGAAATTCTTTGGTTTAAAAAAGTTTTTGGCGATGATTTTTATCTTGAGCTTCAAAGGCATGGCATTAAAGATCAAGACATTGTGAATGAAAGGTTGGTTGAGTATTCTAGAGAGCTTGGAGTTCCTTTAACAGTAGCTAATGATTCTCATTATGTTAATAGAGAAGATGCAGTTGCTCAAGACATCATTGTCTGTATTGGAACTGGTGCTAAGAAAAGCGATGAGAATAGATTGAAAATGGAAACCAATGAATTTTATATTAAATCCCAAGAGGAAATGTGTGAACTTTTTAATGATTTGCCTGAAGCTTTAGAAAATACTGTAAGGATTGCAGAAAAGTGTGATGAATTTAAAATAACCTTTCCAGGTCCTATTTTGCCTGATTATCAAATTCCTATTGAATTTGATACCCTTGGTGAATATTTAGAATATCTTACTCTTGAGGGGTTGAAATTTAGATATAAAACTTTGACAAGCAAAATAAAAGATAGAGCTTTTTATGAATTAGGTGTGATAATTAGGATGGGTTTTGAAGGCTATTTTTTAATTGTTTGGGATTTTATTAAATTTGCTCATGATCATGATATTCCTGTTGGCGCTGGGCGTGGTTCTGGTGCAGGTTCAATTGTAGCTTATGCTCTTAGGATTACCGATATTGATCCTTTAAAATATAATTTACTTTTTGAGAGATTTTTAAATCCTGAGCGTATTTCTATGCCCGATTTTGATATTGATTTTTGCTTTGAAGGCAGAGATGAGATTATAAAATATGTTACTAATAGATATGGAGAAGATAAGGTCGCTCAAATAATTACTTTTGGGACTCTAAAGCCTAAGGCTGTAGTTAAAGACGTAGCTAGAGTTTTAGACATTCCATTTGCTGAGTCGAATGAACTTACTAAGTTTATTCCCGAAGGTCCTAAAGTTTCTTTAAAAGAAGTTTTAAATGACAATTCTTTGAAAGAGTATTTTACTAGCAAGCCTATTTATAAAGAATTAATGGATGCTGCATTGGTTCTTGAGGGAATGAATAGACATGCTTCAACTCATGCTGCAGGAATTGTAATTTCTAAAACCCCTTTGACCGATTATGTGCCTTTATATAAGGATTATAAGCAAGGCTCTGTTTCTACTCAATATACAATGGATTTACTTGAAGAATGTGGACTTGTTAAAATGGATTTTCTCGGCTTGAAAACATTAACTTTAATAAAAAATGCAGAAAATCTTATTAGAAGTGTAAATCCAGATTTTAGAATAAAAAATATTCCAGATAATGATGTTAAGACTTTTAAGATGCTAGGAGAAGGGAAAAGTGCATCCGTTTTTCAGTTTGAATCTGAAGGGATGCAGCAAATTCTAAAAGATACAAAACCCGATAATATTGAAGATTTGATAGCCTTAAATGCTCTTTATAGGCCAGGCCCTATGCAATTTATTCCTCAATTTATTGCTGCTAAAAAAGGTGTTAAGAGAATTAAATATCCCCATCCAGATTTAAAGGAAGTTTTAAGGCCAACTTATGGAGTTATTGTTTATCAAGAACAAGTAATGGAAGTTGCAAAAATAATTGGAGGTTTTTCTCTTGGCAAGGCCGATATTTTAAGACGTGCTATGGGTAAAAAGAAAGAAGACGAGATGAATGAAATGAAGGTTGACTTTTTAAGAGGCGCTGTTGAGAAAGGGTATGACAAAGAAATTGCTAGTGAAATTTTTGAACTTTTAAAGCCTTTTTCTGGGTATGGATTTAATAAATCGCATGCGGCAGCGTATTCTTTAATAGCGTATCAAACCGCTTATCTTAAGGCTAATTACCCTGAGTATTTTATGGCTGCCAATTTGACAAATGAAATTAATAATAACGATAAGCTTTCTTATTACATTGAAGAGTCAAAAGCTATAGGTATAAATGTGCTCAAACCCGATATAAATCGATCATTTAGAGAATTTCGTGTAACTGACTCTGGAATTTCTTATGGGCTTAATGGGATTAAAAATCTTGGAGGAATTGTTGTTGACTTAATAATTGATGAGAGAGAGAAAAACGGTAAATATAGTTCTTTTGAGGATTTTGTCAGACGTGTAGATGATAAAGTAATTAATAAAAAATTTTTAGAATCTGCAATAAAATCAGGACTTTTTGATAGTTTGGATAAGAATAGAAAAACGTTATTTGAAAATCTTGATCGCTTGATTGAAGTTGTTTCAGAAGATAAAAATAATAAAAAGCTTGGTCAAAATAGTTTGTTTGATGTTCTTGGAAGTCAAGAGTCAATTCAGCAAAGTTTTAATTATCAAGTTTTTGAAGAATATTCTTATTCTGAGCTTTTAGGATTTGAAAAAGAGCTTTTAGGATTTTATGTATCAGGCCATCCTCTTGATCCTTATAAAAAGGCAATTAATAATTTTTCCAGTTTAAATGTTTTAAAAGATCTTGCTGCTAAGAAAGATAGCACTGTTCAATTTTCTGGTATTTTAAATTCAGTAAAAATTATTCAAACCAAAAGGAATAATTCAAAAATGGCTTTTGGCGTTATTGAAGATTTTAAAGGCTCAATAGATATTGTAGTTTTTACAGAAAGCTATGAAAGATATAAGAATTTTTTAATTGAAGGTAATGTTGTTGGGGTTATAGGTAGGCTTACGTTTAATAGAGACAAATTTTCGATTGTAGTTGAAAAAGTTGTAAATATTGAGAGACTCTCAGAAGATAAAGTAAATAATATTCATATTAAATTTTTAAATAATAAATTAAATGATTTACAATTGCTTAATTCTTTAAAGGAAAGTATAAGTGATTTTGAGGACAATTCTGGATTTTCAAATGTTTATTTTTATTTAAGGGAAAATGGCAAAGATTTAAAATTAAAAATGAATTCAATTTTAAACTTTGGGCCAGATGAAGATAAGCTTGATAAATTGAGAAGGTGTGCAATAGTTGAAGATGTTTGGGTTGATTAG
- a CDS encoding methyl-accepting chemotaxis protein codes for MKKFSIFKKKKKKVFDSSLLNAVSDDKKDLSTYEYKVPVKEMLKGFYHTKASIAALKVGFESLQRILFSGIDDFDNIFSILIKITNNARDQISVIFSDISKNSKEKLSQISSVIVGIQGSLETISSFLGATNMISLNAKLEAARAKEYGKGFSVVADEIKRLSDQAKGVMNMISVKEIEEVSKDLISHNLMDLQIDIDKFFAEILEQLNYLDSIFKRFTKSQEEFSSLVENLDSIDANMTYYSKNCDSLIGSDTFMLSNDEFLKELEFIISEQFSWINSLRLIVEGQKSIFIQTDASKHGFGLFYKGLSPKNDTVKQLWEEVYIPYLNINKFAAEILIIFRVENRGDSGLRQAKDFLAQSESLSEEIVRKLEHIKKVVIELDNQGISIFS; via the coding sequence ATGAAAAAATTTTCGATTTTTAAAAAAAAGAAAAAAAAAGTTTTTGATTCAAGCCTTTTAAATGCTGTCAGCGATGACAAAAAGGATTTGAGTACGTATGAATATAAAGTTCCTGTTAAGGAAATGTTAAAGGGATTTTATCATACCAAAGCTTCCATTGCCGCTTTAAAGGTAGGATTTGAGTCATTACAAAGAATTTTGTTTTCTGGAATAGATGATTTTGACAATATATTTTCTATTCTTATTAAGATTACAAATAATGCTCGTGATCAGATAAGCGTTATTTTTAGTGATATTAGTAAAAATAGTAAGGAAAAGCTAAGCCAAATATCTTCTGTTATTGTTGGAATTCAGGGAAGCTTAGAAACAATAAGTAGTTTTTTAGGCGCTACCAATATGATTTCTCTTAATGCAAAGCTTGAGGCTGCAAGGGCTAAAGAGTATGGTAAAGGATTTTCTGTTGTTGCAGATGAGATTAAGCGACTTTCTGATCAGGCAAAAGGTGTTATGAATATGATTTCTGTAAAGGAAATTGAGGAGGTTTCTAAAGATTTAATTTCTCATAACCTTATGGATTTGCAGATTGATATTGATAAGTTCTTTGCTGAGATTCTTGAACAGCTTAATTATCTTGATAGCATATTTAAGCGCTTTACAAAAAGTCAAGAGGAATTTTCTTCTTTAGTTGAAAATCTTGATAGCATAGATGCTAATATGACTTATTATTCAAAGAATTGTGATTCTTTGATTGGTTCTGATACTTTTATGCTTTCTAATGATGAATTTTTAAAAGAGTTAGAATTTATTATCTCAGAACAATTTTCTTGGATTAATAGTTTAAGATTAATTGTTGAGGGACAAAAGTCAATATTCATTCAAACGGATGCTTCCAAGCATGGGTTTGGATTGTTTTATAAAGGATTGTCTCCTAAGAATGATACTGTTAAGCAATTGTGGGAAGAAGTATATATTCCTTATTTAAATATTAATAAGTTTGCAGCTGAAATTTTGATTATATTTAGGGTAGAAAATCGCGGTGACAGCGGCTTAAGACAAGCTAAAGATTTTTTGGCTCAATCAGAGAGTTTGTCCGAAGAAATTGTCAGAAAACTTGAGCACATTAAGAAAGTGGTGATTGAATTGGATAATCAAGGAATTAGTATTTTTTCTTAA